One Streptomyces sp. V4I8 genomic window carries:
- a CDS encoding class I SAM-dependent methyltransferase — translation MSAENPRFIRATRTSYDTIADVYAEQFSDWLGVHPLDRALVGGFAELVTARGGEPVADIGCGPGHVSAALDALGVPVFGVDLSPRMVELARRSHPGLRFHVGSMTSLGLPNETLGGIVALYSVIHVPDDHLPTVFAEFHRVLVPGGHVLLAFQAGDGAEHLHLAERFGRVIDLDYHWRAPDTVAERLAEAGLQPVTRVLREPQGEEKRARAFLVARKGG, via the coding sequence GTGAGTGCCGAGAACCCTCGTTTCATACGGGCCACCCGAACCTCGTACGACACGATCGCCGACGTCTACGCGGAGCAGTTCTCGGACTGGCTCGGCGTCCATCCGCTGGACAGAGCCCTGGTCGGCGGGTTCGCGGAGCTGGTGACGGCACGCGGCGGCGAGCCGGTGGCCGACATCGGCTGCGGGCCGGGGCATGTCAGCGCCGCGCTGGACGCGCTGGGGGTTCCCGTGTTCGGGGTGGATCTCTCGCCCCGCATGGTGGAGCTGGCCCGGCGGTCCCATCCCGGCCTGCGGTTCCATGTGGGGTCGATGACGTCCCTGGGCCTGCCGAACGAGACGCTGGGCGGGATCGTCGCCCTCTACTCGGTCATCCACGTCCCGGACGATCACCTGCCGACGGTGTTCGCCGAGTTCCACCGTGTCCTGGTACCGGGGGGCCATGTCCTGCTGGCCTTCCAGGCCGGCGACGGGGCCGAGCACCTGCACCTCGCCGAGCGCTTCGGGCGGGTGATCGACCTCGACTACCACTGGCGCGCACCGGACACGGTCGCCGAGCGTCTCGCCGAGGCGGGCCTCCAGCCGGTCACCCGGGTGCTGCGGGAGCCCCAGGGCGAGGAGAAGCGGGCCCGCGCCTTTCTCGTCGCGCGCAAGGGCGGCTAG
- a CDS encoding M20 family metallopeptidase: MSKESEADHPGEAVLPGTLPEALRAELVAFRRDLHMHPELGNQEFRTTAAIKGRLEKAGLHPRVLDSGTGLICDIGEGHGERPVLALRADIDGLPIPDTKSECPYRSTVPDRAHACGHDVHTTVVLGAGLVLAELHRQGRLPRPVRLLFQPAEEVLPGGALDAIKCGALDGVGRILAVHCDPKVDAGKIGLRQGPITSACDRLEIALDGPGGHTARPHLTTDLVTAAARVVTDVPAIVARRADARSGLSVTWGRIESGHAPNVIPQRAELSGTVRCLNLDTWRQAPDLVVAAIDEIANLHRAKSEINYVRGVPPVVNAPDATELLRGAMTARRGADSVEGTEQSLGGEDFSWYLEQVSGAMARLGTRHPGDRIGRDLHQGDFDVDESAITVGVELFTAAALLDAAG, translated from the coding sequence ATGTCCAAAGAGTCCGAGGCCGATCACCCCGGGGAAGCCGTCCTTCCCGGCACTTTGCCGGAGGCGCTCCGTGCGGAACTCGTCGCGTTCCGGCGCGACTTGCACATGCACCCGGAGCTCGGCAACCAGGAGTTCCGTACCACCGCCGCGATCAAGGGCCGCCTGGAGAAGGCAGGCCTCCACCCCCGCGTGCTCGACTCCGGAACCGGGCTCATCTGTGACATCGGGGAGGGGCACGGCGAGCGGCCCGTGCTCGCCCTGCGCGCCGACATCGACGGCCTGCCCATCCCGGACACGAAGAGTGAGTGCCCGTACCGCTCCACCGTGCCGGACCGGGCGCACGCCTGCGGCCACGACGTCCACACGACCGTCGTGCTGGGCGCGGGCCTGGTGCTCGCCGAACTGCACAGGCAAGGCCGGCTGCCCCGGCCCGTCCGGCTGCTCTTCCAGCCCGCCGAGGAGGTGCTCCCCGGAGGCGCCCTCGACGCCATCAAGTGCGGGGCGCTCGACGGGGTGGGCCGGATCCTCGCCGTGCACTGCGACCCCAAGGTGGACGCCGGGAAGATCGGCCTGCGCCAGGGCCCGATCACGTCGGCATGTGACCGGCTGGAAATCGCCCTGGACGGCCCCGGCGGCCACACCGCCCGCCCCCACCTGACGACCGACCTGGTCACCGCGGCCGCCCGGGTCGTCACCGACGTGCCCGCGATCGTCGCCCGGCGCGCCGACGCCCGCAGCGGCCTCTCGGTGACCTGGGGGCGGATCGAGTCCGGCCACGCGCCCAATGTCATCCCGCAGCGCGCCGAGCTCTCCGGGACCGTGCGCTGCCTGAACCTCGACACCTGGCGGCAGGCGCCCGACCTCGTCGTCGCCGCCATCGACGAGATCGCGAACCTCCACCGCGCCAAGTCGGAGATCAACTACGTCCGTGGCGTCCCGCCCGTCGTCAACGCCCCGGACGCGACCGAGCTGCTGCGCGGCGCCATGACCGCCCGTCGCGGTGCCGACTCCGTCGAGGGCACCGAGCAGAGCCTCGGCGGCGAGGACTTCTCGTGGTACCTGGAGCAGGTCTCCGGCGCCATGGCCCGCCTCGGCACCCGCC